The Myxococcaceae bacterium DNA segment GCTCGTTGAGCTGCAAGATGAGCACTGGGAATCGAGCCGCGTTGGATCAATTGGGTAATGATACGGCCAGTTGCGCTCTCGCTGGTTCGAACTCCCTTCTGCTGAAGAATCCAGCGGATCTTTCTTTTACCCCAAGTAGGGTGTTCACGGCGAAGCTCTAAGATGGGAATTCTGAGCTCATGGGGTACTTTCGTTTTCCGCAAAGAACAGGTACATCGGCTTTTCGGGATCAACGATTGAAGATTGGCCGTCTTTCGAGCCTTCCAACGAAAGAGTGGCTTTGGAGACTCCAACAATCTGAGTGGCATCTCCACTGGAAAGACCTTTGGAAAGAGCTCGTTCGAAACGTTCTAAAGCATTCCACCGCTTGAGGGCTGCCGGATCATTAGGGCTTATGCGAAGCTTGTTTATCAGATGCCTGGTAACCGTGTAGGTGCTTCATCTGTATAAAAGGGCTCTTGGTAATCAATTGAACGAACTACTTGCTTGATTGGCAAGTGTGTTTGCTGCTCTAAAGATAAGATCATGAGCTGCTCTTATTTCATTGGCATATCCGTTAGGTGGCTGTTGAAGATTCGCGATTTCAAGAATACGATTTCGATCCAGGCCATCCAAACGAGCCCCCAGTCCTGCCAATATTACAAGATTATCGGTAGTAAATGGACCACAATCATGAGTATTATTTTGCTGTTGGATATGCAAATCAATA contains these protein-coding regions:
- a CDS encoding helix-turn-helix domain-containing protein gives rise to the protein MPLRLLESPKPLFRWKARKTANLQSLIPKSRCTCSLRKTKVPHELRIPILELRREHPTWGKRKIRWILQQKGVRTSESATGRIITQLIQRGSIPSAHLAAQRA